In one window of Hymenobacter nivis DNA:
- a CDS encoding TonB-dependent receptor plug domain-containing protein: protein MPTPYPVPHRFRWYALAGLGLLGLGTAALRPAAGAPDEVIRRLVQGVQMFYADARPEKAYLHLDQDVYSAGETVWFGAYLVDGQQHRPDSLSQVLHVELVSARHQVVLRQALHLAGGRAPGALALPDTLAPGTYQLRAYTGWMRNSGPDFFYSRHLHVWPAPAAADAPTGAPVAAWNVAAAARAEARHLIAPPDVQFFPEGGNLVEGLESVVAFKAVDDAGQGLDMSGQVLDDQNRAVATFQSTHLGMGTFRLVPQPGRRYHAMVAGPWPEAISVPLPAAQVSGYVLHVAPEFNAFRVSIRQRGAPSGRVLLLAQVRGAVGYLGQGEVVGNDEFTVRIPRAKFAAGIVHFTVFDGAGVPQAERLAFAPEVAPLRVALAPDRPTYGPREPVRVQVKVTDAAGQPVGATRLSVAVADAAGAAADAETIASNLLLTSDLAGYVEGPGYYFENPTAETAGALDALLLTQGWRRFAWPSVLAGPPPRPAFGFEQSLGLLGQVALPNGQPAPNSQLLLVRSAPSRLVVPGTTDAQGRFLFSGLGGYDSSRFALQARTARGGRALVLSLDAGPPVAPVALPGLPPLPSPAETEAARGSQAQAVANRRFRRDTVGTVQLDNVSVKTKKLAALNSRLYDPHNAAVLRMDDLPPAAVSMTAFQVLQGRIPGVNVTGAEPNMVVQIRGPSTIHGGDRPLFLLDGTPVASDALAFFPAHDIETIEVLKGTAAMVYGSRAFNGVVAIFTKRGGPTNAQRQAVAPGVLSIRTAGYACPRQFYQPRYDRPVPAAAPADPRRRTLYWNPDVRTNAAGEAELTFYTADAAGRFQLVAQGVSAAGQPALGRGALQVALRP from the coding sequence ATGCCTACGCCCTACCCGGTGCCGCATCGTTTTCGTTGGTACGCCCTCGCCGGCCTGGGCCTGCTGGGCCTGGGCACGGCCGCCCTGCGCCCCGCCGCTGGGGCCCCCGACGAAGTAATCCGCCGCCTGGTGCAAGGTGTGCAAATGTTCTATGCCGATGCCCGGCCCGAAAAGGCCTACCTGCACCTCGACCAGGACGTGTACTCGGCCGGCGAAACCGTGTGGTTTGGGGCCTACCTAGTGGACGGCCAGCAGCACCGCCCCGACTCGCTGAGCCAGGTGCTGCACGTCGAGCTGGTATCGGCCCGCCACCAGGTGGTGCTGCGCCAGGCCCTGCACCTGGCCGGCGGCCGGGCCCCCGGGGCTCTGGCCTTGCCCGATACGCTGGCCCCCGGCACCTACCAGCTGCGCGCCTACACCGGCTGGATGCGCAACTCTGGCCCCGACTTTTTCTACAGCCGCCACCTGCACGTGTGGCCCGCCCCAGCCGCGGCCGACGCCCCCACTGGGGCCCCCGTTGCGGCGTGGAACGTGGCCGCCGCCGCCCGCGCCGAGGCCCGCCACCTAATTGCTCCGCCCGATGTGCAGTTCTTTCCCGAAGGCGGCAATCTGGTGGAAGGCCTCGAAAGTGTGGTGGCCTTCAAGGCCGTGGACGATGCTGGCCAGGGCCTCGACATGAGCGGGCAAGTGCTCGATGACCAGAACCGGGCCGTAGCCACGTTCCAAAGCACGCACCTAGGCATGGGCACGTTCCGGCTGGTGCCGCAGCCCGGCCGGCGCTACCATGCCATGGTGGCGGGGCCCTGGCCCGAGGCTATAAGTGTGCCCCTGCCTGCCGCCCAGGTCAGCGGCTACGTCCTGCACGTGGCGCCCGAGTTCAACGCATTCCGCGTGAGCATTCGCCAGCGCGGGGCCCCCAGCGGGCGGGTGCTGCTGCTAGCCCAGGTGCGGGGCGCGGTGGGCTACCTGGGCCAGGGCGAAGTGGTGGGCAACGACGAGTTTACGGTGCGCATTCCGCGGGCCAAGTTTGCGGCCGGCATTGTGCACTTCACGGTGTTCGACGGGGCCGGGGTACCCCAGGCCGAGCGCCTGGCCTTCGCCCCCGAGGTCGCCCCGTTGCGCGTGGCCCTCGCCCCCGACCGCCCCACCTACGGGCCCCGCGAGCCGGTGCGTGTGCAGGTGAAGGTGACCGACGCCGCCGGCCAGCCGGTGGGCGCCACCCGGCTGTCGGTGGCCGTGGCCGATGCCGCCGGAGCCGCCGCCGACGCCGAAACTATTGCCTCAAACCTACTGCTGACTTCCGACCTGGCCGGCTACGTGGAGGGCCCCGGCTACTACTTCGAAAACCCCACCGCCGAAACTGCCGGGGCCCTCGACGCCCTGCTGCTGACCCAGGGCTGGCGGCGGTTTGCATGGCCCAGCGTGTTGGCCGGCCCGCCGCCCCGGCCCGCATTTGGCTTCGAGCAGTCGCTGGGGTTGCTGGGGCAGGTAGCCTTGCCTAATGGACAGCCCGCGCCCAACAGCCAACTCCTGCTGGTGCGCAGCGCGCCCAGCCGCTTGGTAGTGCCGGGCACTACTGATGCGCAGGGCCGCTTCTTATTCAGTGGCCTGGGGGGCTACGATAGCAGCCGGTTCGCATTGCAGGCGCGCACCGCGCGGGGTGGCCGGGCTTTGGTGCTATCCCTCGACGCCGGCCCGCCCGTGGCCCCCGTGGCCCTGCCGGGCCTGCCTCCGCTGCCCTCACCCGCCGAAACCGAAGCTGCACGCGGAAGCCAGGCGCAGGCGGTGGCCAACCGCCGCTTCCGCCGCGACACCGTCGGAACGGTGCAGCTGGACAACGTGAGCGTGAAAACCAAGAAGCTGGCCGCTTTAAACAGCCGCCTCTACGACCCGCACAACGCCGCGGTGCTGCGCATGGACGACCTGCCGCCCGCGGCCGTGAGCATGACGGCGTTTCAGGTGCTCCAGGGCCGGATACCGGGCGTGAACGTTACCGGGGCCGAACCCAATATGGTGGTCCAAATCCGGGGGCCGTCAACTATCCACGGCGGCGACCGCCCGCTGTTCTTACTTGACGGGACGCCCGTGGCCTCGGACGCGCTGGCCTTCTTCCCGGCCCACGACATCGAAACGATTGAAGTACTGAAGGGGACGGCGGCGATGGTGTACGGTAGCCGGGCGTTCAATGGCGTGGTGGCCATCTTCACGAAGCGCGGCGGCCCCACTAATGCCCAGCGGCAGGCGGTGGCCCCGGGTGTGCTGAGCATCCGCACGGCTGGCTACGCCTGCCCACGGCAGTTCTACCAGCCGCGCTACGACCGGCCCGTGCCCGCCGCCGCGCCCGCCGACCCGCGCCGCCGCACCCTGTACTGGAACCCCGACGTGCGCACCAACGCCGCCGGCGAGGCCGAGCTCACCTTCTACACCGCCGACGCGGCCGGGCGCTTCCAGCTCGTGGCGCAGGGCGTGTCGGCGGCCGGGCAGCCGGCCCTGGGGCGCGGGGCCCTGCAAGTGGCCCTGCGGCCGTAA
- a CDS encoding fatty acid desaturase produces MATAPTAFTVATATEPHRVRTRQIVRAHPEVKQLMTRTPATLLIGAGCVAAQVLIAYFLRDQAWFWTIPAAYLVGAFFSHTLFVVIHEAAHNLVFKGLWKNVATGILANFPSIFPTAISFKNFHIKHHVFQGVHELDADLPDWYEAKLIKNYSIGKAIWLFFFPVFQLIRTIRCREVATVDRYVVANIVAQIAFDVAIVYFFGWTALLYLFLSFWFSVGLHPLGARWIQEHYLTLSDTQETYSYYGRLNGVNLNVGFHNEHHDMPSIPWNNLPKLKAVAPEFYEPLLAHTSYTKLFFQFLFDQEISLYSRIMRKERGTATLKDQSVPDKELVTV; encoded by the coding sequence ATGGCTACCGCCCCCACCGCTTTTACCGTGGCCACCGCCACCGAGCCGCACCGCGTGCGCACCCGCCAGATTGTGCGGGCCCACCCCGAGGTGAAGCAGCTCATGACCCGCACCCCCGCTACCCTCCTCATCGGGGCGGGCTGCGTGGCGGCGCAGGTGCTCATCGCCTATTTCCTGCGCGACCAAGCCTGGTTCTGGACCATTCCGGCCGCGTATTTGGTAGGCGCGTTTTTCTCGCACACGTTATTTGTAGTTATCCATGAGGCGGCCCATAACTTGGTATTCAAGGGGTTGTGGAAGAACGTAGCTACCGGCATCCTGGCCAACTTCCCCTCGATTTTCCCCACAGCCATCAGTTTCAAAAACTTCCACATCAAGCACCACGTGTTCCAGGGCGTGCACGAGCTGGACGCCGACTTGCCCGACTGGTACGAGGCCAAGCTGATCAAAAACTACAGCATCGGCAAGGCCATCTGGCTGTTTTTCTTCCCGGTGTTTCAGCTCATCCGCACTATCCGCTGCCGCGAAGTTGCCACCGTCGACCGCTACGTGGTGGCCAACATTGTGGCCCAAATTGCTTTCGATGTGGCGATTGTGTATTTCTTCGGCTGGACGGCCCTGCTATATTTGTTCCTCAGCTTTTGGTTTTCGGTGGGCCTGCACCCGCTCGGGGCCCGCTGGATTCAGGAGCACTACCTCACCCTGAGCGATACCCAGGAAACCTACTCCTACTACGGCCGTCTGAACGGCGTGAACCTGAACGTGGGCTTCCACAACGAGCACCACGACATGCCCAGCATTCCGTGGAACAACCTGCCCAAGCTCAAGGCCGTAGCCCCCGAGTTCTACGAGCCGCTGCTGGCCCACACCAGCTACACCAAGCTCTTTTTCCAGTTTCTGTTCGACCAGGAAATCAGCCTCTACTCGCGCATCATGCGCAAGGAGCGCGGCACCGCCACTCTCAAAGACCAGAGCGTGCCGGACAAAGAACTGGTCACCGTTTAG
- a CDS encoding STAS/SEC14 domain-containing protein has protein sequence MKTAIKNAFGKVIMTAEYDAANRLVYNEWFGYQTREGVIMAANAGLAVIARHRCPRLLNDNTAVLGPWNHAVDWIAQDWTPRAIAAGLTHFAHVVSPESFAALSAQAMASGTAGSFQMRIFGNVPEARAWLRAAR, from the coding sequence ATGAAAACAGCAATAAAAAACGCCTTCGGCAAAGTAATCATGACGGCGGAGTACGACGCGGCCAACCGGCTCGTGTACAACGAGTGGTTCGGCTACCAAACCCGCGAGGGCGTCATTATGGCCGCCAACGCGGGCCTGGCAGTCATCGCCCGGCACCGCTGCCCGCGCCTGCTGAACGACAATACCGCCGTGCTGGGCCCCTGGAACCACGCCGTGGACTGGATTGCCCAGGACTGGACGCCCCGCGCCATTGCCGCCGGCCTCACGCACTTCGCCCACGTCGTCAGCCCCGAGTCGTTCGCTGCCCTTTCGGCCCAGGCCATGGCCAGCGGCACCGCCGGCAGCTTCCAGATGCGCATTTTCGGCAATGTGCCCGAGGCGCGGGCTTGGCTGCGCGCGGCCCGGTAG
- a CDS encoding head GIN domain-containing protein, whose translation MATSPLTRLFGTAVAVALATTGALAQQRQARPVSGGFQQVESSGGIDVYLTQGPAAAVAVEAMPDALPHIVTEVRNGTLSIHWEQGFSWQKMTSWNGLSGRQRSVRVYITAPRLTGLALSGGADAHGQTPLSADDFSIQASGGSDVTLALQAKTVRAESSGGSDVTLTGKVERQDMRFSGGSDYHGFGLQSTIATISASGGSDADVWVDGELTANASGGSDLRYKGNGRLTNPRRGEDNDDIKHVR comes from the coding sequence ATGGCTACTTCTCCCCTTACCCGCCTATTTGGCACGGCTGTGGCCGTGGCCCTTGCCACCACCGGCGCGCTGGCTCAGCAGCGGCAGGCGCGCCCGGTCAGCGGCGGCTTCCAGCAGGTCGAATCCAGCGGCGGCATCGACGTGTACCTCACGCAGGGCCCCGCGGCGGCCGTGGCGGTGGAGGCCATGCCCGACGCCCTGCCCCACATCGTGACGGAGGTGCGCAACGGCACCTTGTCCATCCACTGGGAGCAGGGTTTCTCGTGGCAAAAAATGACTTCGTGGAACGGTCTGAGCGGCCGGCAGCGCAGCGTGCGGGTGTATATCACGGCCCCGCGCCTGACGGGCCTCGCGCTGAGCGGCGGGGCCGACGCCCACGGCCAAACCCCGCTTTCGGCCGACGACTTCAGCATCCAGGCCAGCGGCGGCTCCGACGTGACGCTGGCCTTGCAGGCCAAAACGGTACGCGCCGAATCATCGGGCGGCTCCGATGTAACGCTGACCGGCAAGGTCGAGCGGCAGGACATGCGCTTCAGCGGCGGCTCCGACTACCACGGCTTCGGCCTGCAAAGCACCATAGCCACCATCAGCGCCAGCGGCGGCTCCGACGCCGACGTGTGGGTGGACGGCGAGCTGACCGCCAACGCCTCGGGCGGCTCCGACCTGCGCTACAAAGGCAACGGCCGCCTCACCAACCCCCGCCGCGGTGAGGACAACGACGATATTAAGCACGTGCGGTAG
- a CDS encoding AAA family ATPase, producing MPAPANAPAVPRLTYLRIKNYRALRDVEFRDLTPLSVFIGPNGSGKSTVLKALAFLAEAVSGNLEKAWESEDRFKGMLTRGINDDIVFELEFQELLTKKTIFYSLIVRELNGKIFVVKEILAERDKLGRLDLTFIYELINLQTQTSNFKVTSRESVKKTTTKNPFGVGIGTHISGSSHGKSESQIDFLSSIESPLKNQAAAFIAFIISYRYVHLTDDHLKGYSDKGPRERLSANGDNLPNVLYYLHLKHPEVLAKITAQMRRWVPALADIVPEITSDERLLLRFKDTPFEKPLPAQYMSDGTMRLAALLTLLYEPDATGLLGIEEPENELHPQLLTRLAEELIKATETRQLLVATHSPALLNALEPEQVWILHRGPDGYTQATRTADIPHVKEMVEDGSPLGYLWTSNSFIVGNPLAAAPDAR from the coding sequence ATGCCTGCTCCTGCGAACGCGCCGGCCGTGCCCCGCCTCACCTATCTGCGCATCAAAAATTACCGCGCCCTGCGCGACGTGGAATTCCGCGACCTCACCCCGCTCAGCGTGTTCATCGGCCCCAACGGCAGCGGCAAATCCACGGTGCTAAAAGCGCTGGCTTTTTTAGCAGAAGCGGTGAGCGGGAATTTGGAAAAAGCATGGGAAAGTGAAGATAGATTTAAAGGTATGCTGACGCGGGGAATTAATGATGACATTGTGTTCGAATTAGAATTCCAAGAGTTATTAACTAAAAAAACGATTTTTTATAGTCTTATCGTACGAGAATTAAATGGTAAAATATTTGTCGTCAAAGAGATTCTAGCTGAAAGAGATAAATTAGGTAGACTCGATTTGACATTCATATATGAATTAATTAATTTACAAACTCAAACTTCTAATTTTAAGGTTACAAGTAGAGAATCAGTTAAAAAGACAACCACTAAGAATCCCTTTGGTGTTGGCATAGGAACCCATATTAGTGGATCTTCACATGGGAAATCAGAGTCTCAAATAGATTTTTTATCTTCAATCGAGAGCCCTCTGAAAAATCAAGCGGCTGCTTTTATTGCATTTATAATATCATACCGCTACGTTCACCTCACCGACGATCACCTAAAAGGCTACTCTGACAAGGGGCCCCGGGAGCGGCTTTCCGCCAATGGCGACAACCTGCCCAATGTGCTCTATTACCTGCACCTCAAGCACCCCGAGGTGCTGGCAAAAATTACGGCGCAAATGCGGCGCTGGGTGCCGGCGCTGGCCGACATTGTGCCGGAAATAACCTCCGACGAGCGGCTGCTGCTGCGCTTCAAGGACACGCCGTTTGAGAAGCCGCTGCCGGCCCAGTACATGTCGGACGGCACCATGCGGCTGGCCGCCTTGCTCACGCTACTCTACGAGCCCGACGCCACCGGCTTGCTGGGCATCGAGGAGCCCGAAAACGAGCTGCACCCGCAGCTGTTAACCCGGTTGGCGGAAGAACTAATTAAGGCCACCGAAACGCGGCAATTGCTGGTGGCCACGCACTCGCCGGCCCTGCTGAATGCCCTGGAGCCCGAGCAGGTTTGGATTTTGCACCGGGGCCCCGACGGCTACACGCAGGCCACGCGCACGGCTGATATTCCGCACGTCAAGGAAATGGTGGAGGACGGTTCGCCGCTGGGTTATTTGTGGACGAGCAATTCTTTCATAGTGGGTAACCCGCTTGCTGCCGCGCCCGATGCACGTTGA
- a CDS encoding DUF4276 family protein — protein sequence MHVEFLLEEESAEAALRVLGPRLLPNCTFQFIPHQGKDDLLKRLPGRLKTYARRLPTEPELRVVVLMDADANCRARKQTLERLVAEAGITTKTAAAAGQPFQVITRLAVTELEAWFLGDPDAIQAAYSRVHPNHFKGIHTVPDEIPDAWETLWRVLQRANLYPTGKAKVEWAETIAPHLDPARNTSASFRGFCAGLGALR from the coding sequence ATGCACGTTGAGTTTTTGCTGGAAGAAGAATCGGCCGAAGCGGCCCTGCGCGTCCTGGGGCCCCGGTTGCTGCCCAATTGTACGTTTCAGTTCATTCCGCACCAAGGCAAAGACGATTTGCTGAAGCGCCTGCCGGGGCGGCTGAAAACGTACGCCCGGCGGCTACCTACCGAGCCGGAGCTACGGGTCGTCGTGCTGATGGATGCGGACGCGAACTGCCGCGCCCGTAAGCAAACCCTGGAACGGCTGGTGGCCGAGGCCGGAATAACGACGAAAACCGCCGCCGCCGCGGGCCAACCGTTTCAAGTAATCACGCGCTTGGCCGTGACGGAGTTAGAAGCGTGGTTTCTGGGCGACCCGGACGCCATCCAGGCAGCGTACAGCCGTGTGCATCCGAACCATTTCAAAGGTATTCACACCGTGCCCGACGAAATACCCGACGCCTGGGAAACCCTGTGGCGGGTGCTACAGCGCGCCAACCTGTACCCCACCGGCAAGGCCAAAGTGGAATGGGCCGAAACCATCGCCCCGCACCTCGACCCAGCCCGCAACACCTCCGCCAGCTTCCGGGGTTTCTGCGCGGGGCTGGGGGCCCTGCGCTAG
- a CDS encoding LytR/AlgR family response regulator transcription factor translates to MTAPTLRCLVVDDEPLAHQVLAQFIDQTPGLALAGTCRHAMEAHEHLTQHPVDLLFLDIEMPLMNGLSFLRALKSPPKTILTTAYREYACEGYELAVLDYLLKPFSYERFLKAVARAQPAPPAAPEEAHVLVKDARGLLKIPHRDILYVEGCKDYVKLVTAAKTHLLHETMKEMAETLGGRFVRVHRSFIVAGAHIKLLQPEQVVLADGQRAAHRQLL, encoded by the coding sequence ATGACCGCCCCCACCCTTCGCTGCCTTGTTGTTGATGACGAGCCGCTGGCCCACCAAGTGCTCGCCCAGTTCATCGACCAGACGCCCGGCCTGGCGCTGGCCGGCACCTGCCGCCACGCCATGGAGGCCCACGAGCACCTCACGCAGCACCCCGTCGACCTGCTGTTTCTCGACATTGAGATGCCGCTGATGAATGGCCTGAGCTTCCTGCGCGCTCTCAAAAGCCCGCCCAAAACCATCCTCACCACCGCCTACCGCGAGTACGCCTGCGAGGGCTACGAGCTGGCCGTGCTCGACTACCTGCTCAAGCCCTTCAGCTACGAGCGGTTTTTGAAGGCCGTGGCCCGCGCCCAGCCCGCCCCGCCCGCCGCTCCCGAAGAGGCCCACGTGCTGGTGAAGGACGCCCGCGGCCTGCTGAAAATACCGCACCGCGACATCCTCTACGTGGAAGGCTGCAAGGACTACGTGAAGCTGGTGACGGCCGCCAAAACCCACCTGTTGCACGAAACCATGAAGGAAATGGCCGAAACCCTGGGCGGGCGGTTCGTGCGCGTGCACCGCTCGTTCATCGTGGCCGGGGCCCACATTAAGCTGCTCCAGCCCGAGCAAGTGGTGCTGGCCGATGGGCAGCGCGCTGCCCATCGGCAGCTCCTATAA
- a CDS encoding IS630 family transposase — protein MKVSLSAPERAQLRQWQKQRRDNEGNVKVTVVLMLDAGWPVSTVAETLGLDEATVYRYAAAFAELGLAQYLAHEQPGYWGLLTSAQLAHLCREVNTHLYTDCKNLQDWLRRTYQVAYSRSGLTDLLHRLGFTYKLTTPVPCQANAEAQTDFLDELAVREAHVERGEAVLYYADAAHPTHNTRCTRAWCEVGKERPLLTVSGRERVNLNAALNAYDPTQVLLAETSCVNAQSTRRLYEQLLAAHPDKARVYVICDNARYDKNKELRAWLADKLICQVFLPPYSPNLNLIERFWKYLRQKIINTTFYRTKGPFRTAVLDFFDRLPEFGDDLASLLTRKFHILDAQPTS, from the coding sequence ATGAAGGTAAGCTTGAGCGCGCCGGAACGGGCGCAACTGCGGCAGTGGCAAAAGCAGCGGCGCGACAACGAGGGCAATGTGAAAGTCACGGTGGTGCTGATGCTCGATGCGGGCTGGCCCGTGAGCACCGTGGCCGAGACCCTGGGCCTGGACGAGGCGACGGTTTACCGGTATGCCGCGGCTTTTGCCGAGTTGGGGCTGGCCCAGTACCTGGCCCACGAGCAGCCCGGCTACTGGGGCCTGCTGACCAGTGCCCAACTGGCCCACTTGTGCCGGGAAGTCAATACGCACCTCTACACGGATTGTAAAAACCTGCAAGACTGGCTGCGGCGCACCTATCAAGTGGCCTACTCGCGTTCGGGCCTGACGGACCTGCTGCACCGGCTAGGCTTCACCTACAAGCTGACTACGCCCGTGCCCTGCCAGGCCAATGCCGAGGCGCAGACCGATTTTCTGGACGAGTTGGCCGTGCGCGAAGCCCACGTCGAGCGGGGGGAGGCCGTGTTGTATTACGCCGATGCCGCCCACCCCACCCACAACACGCGCTGCACCCGCGCCTGGTGCGAGGTGGGCAAAGAACGCCCGCTGCTCACCGTCAGCGGGCGGGAACGGGTGAATCTGAACGCCGCGCTCAATGCTTACGACCCCACGCAGGTGCTGCTGGCTGAAACCAGCTGCGTCAACGCCCAAAGCACGCGGCGCTTGTACGAGCAGCTGCTGGCGGCGCACCCCGATAAGGCCCGTGTCTACGTCATCTGTGACAACGCCCGCTACGACAAAAACAAGGAACTGCGGGCCTGGCTGGCTGATAAACTCATCTGCCAGGTGTTTCTACCGCCCTATTCGCCCAATCTGAACCTGATTGAGCGCTTCTGGAAATACCTGCGCCAGAAGATTATTAACACCACTTTCTATCGCACCAAGGGCCCGTTTCGCACCGCGGTGCTCGACTTCTTCGACCGACTCCCTGAGTTCGGAGACGACCTCGCGTCCCTGCTAACCCGTAAATTTCATATTCTTGACGCGCAGCCCACTTCGTGA
- a CDS encoding outer membrane beta-barrel protein gives MTRSPLRDEYSYGYHTDVLIDTYTKDDATQIVVNSCQNFRSASELNATMTLMKPLLNDEWQTVTTLGATYAKVNAGPWALGLGATRPAAFLSTNHTLVLPRGFKAEVSAMYMSPMTFGGLAIRASFVSSAGVSKTVLHGTGTLTLNVTDLFNTQQSRFDVLAGGVNSSNVTKAESRFIKLGFSYKFGNKNGKASPRRDTGTEAERARMDN, from the coding sequence TTGACGCGCAGCCCACTTCGTGACGAGTATAGCTACGGCTACCACACCGATGTGCTCATCGACACCTACACCAAGGACGACGCCACCCAAATCGTGGTCAACTCCTGCCAGAACTTCCGTAGCGCCAGCGAGCTGAACGCCACGATGACGCTGATGAAGCCCCTGCTGAACGACGAGTGGCAGACCGTGACCACCCTGGGCGCCACCTACGCCAAGGTGAACGCCGGCCCCTGGGCCCTGGGCCTGGGCGCCACCCGCCCCGCCGCCTTCCTCTCCACCAACCACACCCTGGTGCTGCCCCGCGGCTTCAAGGCCGAAGTGTCGGCCATGTACATGTCGCCGATGACCTTCGGCGGGCTCGCCATCCGGGCCAGCTTCGTGAGCAGCGCCGGGGTGTCCAAAACGGTGCTGCACGGCACTGGCACGCTCACGCTCAACGTTACCGACCTTTTCAACACCCAGCAAAGCCGCTTCGACGTGCTCGCCGGCGGCGTCAATTCCTCCAACGTCACCAAAGCCGAAAGCCGCTTCATCAAGCTCGGCTTCAGCTACAAATTCGGCAACAAGAACGGGAAAGCCAGCCCGCGCCGCGACACCGGCACCGAGGCCGAGCGCGCCCGCATGGATAATTAG